A genomic segment from Actinoplanes sichuanensis encodes:
- a CDS encoding BON domain-containing protein: MQNRVVLLRGEIPSVQVIRPADKIVWKTPGVADLSNQLVVQPPRDGPRPGPLERRGLPHCFDQSRNAVRLDPNHAARAVEHARRSSIPGSPLRRGRCPTRAGRCSRPVTWCVRPVL, from the coding sequence GTGCAGAACCGCGTGGTCCTATTGCGGGGTGAAATCCCGTCTGTACAGGTGATTCGACCGGCCGACAAGATCGTCTGGAAGACGCCCGGTGTAGCCGACCTGTCGAATCAGCTGGTCGTTCAGCCTCCACGTGATGGGCCGCGCCCTGGCCCTCTGGAACGACGAGGTCTGCCTCACTGTTTTGACCAGTCCCGAAACGCCGTCCGATTGGACCCGAACCACGCCGCGAGAGCGGTAGAACACGCCAGGCGCAGCTCTATTCCCGGCTCGCCCCTTCGACGCGGGCGATGTCCAACTCGAGCCGGACGGTGCTCTCGCCCGGTGACGTGGTGCGTTCGACCCGTTCTTTGA
- a CDS encoding SRPBCC family protein, producing the protein MRLPWIIAAGVAAAAYSPPARRWYLTWGATSEEAAGSLPGDELLAEPALQSTRAITIDAPPTAVWPWLVQMGSGRGGAYTYDWIENLFGLDMHSADQIVPQFQQLAVGDVLPLGPDGPGVRVAIFRPATTLSFRSEDGNWVWTFHLSPDGLGTRLISRNRIAAPAASWANRMATRFVMEPGSLIMERRMLLGIKERVERTTSPGESTVRLELDIARVEGASRE; encoded by the coding sequence ATGAGACTCCCGTGGATCATCGCCGCCGGCGTGGCGGCCGCAGCGTACTCGCCGCCCGCCCGCCGGTGGTACCTGACGTGGGGCGCCACCTCTGAAGAAGCGGCCGGCTCGCTGCCCGGCGACGAACTGCTCGCCGAACCAGCCCTGCAGTCGACCCGGGCCATCACGATCGACGCTCCGCCGACAGCGGTGTGGCCGTGGCTGGTGCAGATGGGCAGCGGCCGCGGTGGCGCCTACACCTACGACTGGATCGAGAACCTCTTCGGCCTCGACATGCACAGCGCCGACCAGATCGTGCCGCAGTTCCAGCAGCTGGCAGTCGGAGACGTACTGCCGTTGGGGCCGGACGGGCCCGGCGTCCGCGTCGCGATCTTCCGGCCCGCAACGACCCTGAGCTTCCGCTCCGAGGACGGCAACTGGGTCTGGACCTTCCACCTGAGCCCCGACGGCCTGGGGACACGCCTGATCAGCCGCAACCGCATCGCAGCGCCCGCGGCCTCGTGGGCGAACAGAATGGCCACCCGGTTCGTGATGGAACCGGGCAGCCTGATCATGGAAAGGCGGATGCTGCTCGGCATCAAAGAACGGGTCGAACGCACCACGTCACCGGGCGAGAGCACCGTCCGGCTCGAGTTGGACATCGCCCGCGTCGAAGGGGCGAGCCGGGAATAG